Part of the Deltaproteobacteria bacterium genome, GGCAATGATCCCCAAAATCATAAATATCAGGAAAAACCAGGGGTATTTGGTCTGAAAAAATCGATCCAGATAAAACCCGATAGCTATCCCGATAACAATAGCCAGGGCCATGGAAAGC contains:
- a CDS encoding AtpZ/AtpI family protein, whose protein sequence is MQEETKKYIKLLALVSTMGLSMALAIVIGIAIGFYLDRFFQTKYPWFFLIFMILGIIAGFRNIYVIMKRTEKDLK